One genomic segment of Acanthochromis polyacanthus isolate Apoly-LR-REF ecotype Palm Island chromosome 9, KAUST_Apoly_ChrSc, whole genome shotgun sequence includes these proteins:
- the si:ch211-119o8.4 gene encoding somatostatin receptor type 5, whose product MPAIVNLLFNVVSTNTTISFTVVLPMVSLVSLLVGVGGHLLLWLVLVRNPRSRSKPSSVLLLNLSLADLGALLTLPCVLLSASFQNWQLGGATCVLLGFMTSVTVGVEIFSLAALSVLRYRIVAPRTRPPTTLTQVLYVVVAIWLVSLTMALPKVTYVHFDGGCTWSVGQDEWLFFLVPAFLVYYVAPLLCIAINCGLIISHLHRCRGTLAADRRNKKATALLIGSTLVFAVSWLPYYAVEFVNVMSPYISSAASPINRFGGKLPSTSSPLYSSATTPESSKQTPTSVSLLWEVASLTAILLVCLAPCWNPPLYFLLSRPAVRQLRALLPSFLQEHLGKKPAQRWQIAPAPPPQHLPIAQPPAESLTHQTPTHRLTQ is encoded by the exons ATGCCCGCCATCGTCAACCTCCTCTTCAACGTGGTCTCCACCaacaccaccatctccttcacCGTGGTGCTGCCGATGGTCAGCCTGGTCTCTCTCCTGGTGGGGGTCGGAGGTCACCTCCTGCTGTGGCTGGTGCTGGTGAGGAACCCCCGCAGTCGCTCCAAGCCGagctccgtcctcctcctcaaCCTCAGCCTGGCCGACCTGGGCGCCCTGCTCACGCTGCCATGTGTGCTTCTGAGCGCTAGTTTCCAGAACTGGCAGCTCGGCGGTGCGACCTGCGTCCTCCTGGGATTCATGACTTCAGTGACGGTGGGAGTGGAGATCTTCAGCCTGGCGGCGCTGTCGGTGTTGAGGTATCGCATCGTTGCACCACGGACAAGGCCACCTACTACTCTGACACAAGT GTTATATGTTGTTGTAGCCATTTGGCTGGTCTCATTAACCATGGCGTTACCAAAGGTCACCTACGTCCACTTTGATGGCGGTTGCACATGGTCAGTCGGCCAAGATGAGTGGTTGTTCTTCCTGGTTCCTGCCTTCCTTGTTTACTACGTGGCCCCTCTCCTCTGCATCGCCATCAACTGTGGCCTGATCATCTCCCACCTCCACCGCTGCAGGGGAACACTGGCTGCGGACAGACGCAACAAGAAAGCTACCGCCCTGCTCATTGGTTCAACACTGGTTTTTGCAGTTAGCTGGTTGCCGTACTATGCGGTCGAGTTTGTCAATGTCATGTCTCCTTATATTAGCTCAGCAGCTTCTCCCATTAACAGATTTGGAGGTAAGCTGCCTTCTACTTCCTCTCCATTGTATTCGTCAGCCACCACGCCGGAGTCAAGCAAGCAAACACCAACGAGTGTGTCCCTGCTGTGGGAAGTGGCATCCTTGACGGCCATTTTGTTGGTGTGTCTAGCACCGTGCTGGAACCCACCACTGTACTTCCTGTTGTCACGTCCGGCTGTGCGTCAGCTCCGGGCTCTTCTGCCTTCTTTCCTTCAAGAGCATTTGGGTAAAAAACCAGCACAGCGCTGGCAGATCGCTCCTGCTCCTCCCCCCCAACACCTGCCAATCGCTCAACCTCCAGCAGAGTCACTTACTCACCAAACCCCGACACACAGACTGACTCAGTAA